The genomic window TCGCAGGCATCGCCGAGCAGGTGAAGGTCGAGGTGACGCCGCAGGGCCTCCAGATCGAGGTCGTCGACCAGGGGCGCATGCTCCTGTTCGATCTCTCGTCGGCCGAGCTGAAGCCGCGCGTGCTGGAGCTGCTGCGCAGCATCGCGCCGGTGCTGGGCAAGCTGCCGAACCCGCTCCAGATCGGGGGCCACACCGATAGCCGGCCGTTCCCCACCGGCTCGGCGACGTCGAACTGGCAGCTCGCCTTCCAGCGCGCCGAGAACGCGCGGCGGGTGCTCGAGGCGTCGGGCCTCTGGGCGGGCCAGGTCGAGCGTGTGATCTCGTACGCCGATGTCGAGCCGCTCGATCCCTCGAATCCCCTCGCCGACGAGAACCGGCGCCTGTCCATCCTGGCCGTCCGTCGCTTCCCGGCGCCGCCGGCGAACGAGGGCGGTCCGATCACCGACGAGCTGACGCCGCCGGTCCCCGCACAGCCGCCGGCGCACGACGCCGGCCGGCCCGTTCACAACCCGAACGACCGGAGCTAGACTCGCGGCGCTTGCGGCCGCGCGACCTCGAAACCCTCGAGCTGCCCCGTGTGCTCGACGCCGTCGCGGCGCACGCACGCTCCGCCGCCGGCCGCGACGTGGTGCGTGGTCTGCGGCCCACGGCCGACCCGCTCGAGGCCGAGCGTCGCCTGCGTGTGACGGCGGAGCTGATCGCCCTCGCGGCCGAGGATGGACGCATCCCGACCGCGGACGTCCCGCTGCTCGGGGCGGCCCTCGCCGCCGCGACGCCGCACGGCGCCGCGCTCGAGTCGCGCCGGCTGGTCGAGATCCGCGACGTCATCGGCGTCTCGCGGCGCGTCGCTGCGGCCCTGCGCCGCGATCCGGCGCGCCATCCCACCCTGGCCACGATCGCCGACACGCTCGTGGACCTTCGCGATCTGCGCACGACGCTCGCGCGGACGATCGACGAGGCGGGGCAGATCCGCGAGGATGCGAGCCCGTCGCTCGCCGCGATGCGCGCCAACTGCCGCGAGCTCCGCGCCCAGCTCGAGAACCGGCTCCTCGGCGTGGTCCGCGATCCATCGCACGGCGACGTCGTCGCCGACCAGTACGTGACCGTCCGCAACGGCCGCTACGTGGTTCCGATCCGCGCCGCAGCCGCGTGGTCGTTCGGCGGGGTGGTGCAGGATCGGTCGGGCTCGGACGAGACCGTCTTCGTCGAGCCCCTGTTCGCGGTCGAGCTGAACAACCGTCTCCTGCTCGCCTCCAAGGAGGAGGAAGCCGAGGAGCGGCGCGTGCGCGCCGAGCTGACCGATCTCGTGCGCGTGAACGTCGACGCGCTGGGCGCGCTCGAAGCCGCGCTCGCCACCGTCGACGCACACGGCGCGATCGCCGCCTTCGCCGCCGCCCACCGTGCGACGCGCCCGACGCTCGGCGCCGGCGACGTCGTGCTGCGGGCCGCGCGTCATCCCCTGCTCGAGCTGGCCGGGCGTCCCGTCGTACCCGTCGACCTGGTCCTGGGCGCGACGCAGCGCGGCCTCGCCATCACCGGGCCGAATGCGGGCGGCAAGACCGTGGCCCTGAAGACCCTCGGCCTCTCCGCGCTCCTCGCCCAGACCGGGCTCTTCGTGCACGCCGCCGAGGGGTCCCGCCTGCCCTGCTTCGGCGCGGTGCTCGCCGACATCGGGGACGCGCAGTCGATCGAGCGCGACCTCTCGACCTTCACCGCCCACGCGACGAACCTGGCCGCCATCGCGGCCGGCACGGGACCGGGGTCGCTCGTCCTCCTCGACGAACCGGGCGCCGGGACCGACCCGGTCGAGGGCGCCGCGCTCGCCGTGGGCGTGCTCACCGACCTCCTCGAGCGCGGGCCGTACGTCGTCTTCACGACACACTTCGCGCAGGTGAAGACGTACGCGCTGTCGGAGCGGGCGATCGAGGTCGCGGCGTGCGACGTCGACGCGGAGACCGGCGCGCCGCGCTACCAGCTCGTCTACCACTCCGTGGGCCAGAGCTTCGCCCTGCCGATCGCCCGCCGGCACGGCGTTCCACCGCGGGCGATCGAGGTGGCCGAGCGACTCCTCGTCGGCGAGAGCCAGGACCTCGCCCGCGCCCTCGCCCGCCTCGTGACTACGCGGCGCGAGCTCGAGCGCGCCAAGGACGAGATGGCGGCGGAGCGCGCGCGGCTGGCCGCCGCGCGTGCGGAGTCGGAGCAGCTCGCGAACGACCTGCGCGCGCGCCAGCGGGACCGCTGGAACGAAGACCTCGAGGCGTCTCGCCGTTTCGTGCGCGAGATCGAGCGCAAGGGCCGTGCCGTCATCGAGGAGCTGCGGGCGCGACCGGAGCCCTCGACGCTGCGAGCCTTCGTGCGCGACGCGACCGGCGAGATCGCGACGCATGCGCCCGCCTCGCCGGAGGCACCGCCGCCCGAGCAGCCGCTGCGCATCGGCGACTTCGTCGAGGTGCTCGGCGGCAGCATCCGCGGCGAGCTGGTCGAGATCCACGGCGAGCGCGCGCGCATCCAGCGTGGCGGTCTCCGCTTCGAGGTGGCGACCAACCAGCTCCGCCCGGCCAAAGAGGCCCCACGCCCCGGCCGCATCGCCGTGCAGGTCTCGCCACCGCCCGAGGCCGATCACGAGCGCGGCGAGATCAACCTGATCGGCCAGCGCGCCCGCGAGGCGATCGACGCGCTGGCGGGATTCCTCGACCGCTCGGTGCGCCTCGGCTTGTCCGAGGTCCGCATCGTGCACGGCGTCGGGACCGGGGCGCTCCGGCGCGCCGTGCAGGAGTTCCTCGCCGCCAGCCCGTACTGCGTCAAGTTCCGCGACGAGGAGCCGGCGCGCGGCGGCGGCGGCGTGACCGTGGTCGAGCTCGACTAATCCGCCCCAAGACTACGTCTTGGGGCGGGGTCGAAGGCGAGAGTGGGGCGTTCGTGGCACGCGCGACCGGTATGCCGCGGCCAGCGAAGCTGGCGCGGCAGGCGTGCTACGCACGACGAACGTGGGGTGTACCGGACTCGACCGTGCTCTCAAGTCGACAGCAGTGCACCCAGCTCGCCTTCGGTGACGACGTAGGTGGTGCTGCAGAATTCGCAGACCGCTTCGGCAGGGCGGCCTTCGGCGATGAGCGCTTCGATCTCGCCGCGACCCATGGCGAGGATCGCGGCCTGCACGCGGCGGCGGCTGCAGCGGCACTGGAAGCGGACGTCGCGCTCGTCGAGGACGCGGCCGGGCATGCCGGCGAGGAGCTCGGCCAAGATCGCCGCCGGCACCAGCAAGGTGCGAACGAGATCGCTCGGCGCCGGCGCACGCTCGACGCGCGCGGCGACGCGCGCGAGCACGTCGGGATCGGCGCCCGGCATTCCCTGCAGGAGATAGCCGCCCGCGGCCCGCACCTCGCCGTCGCTTCCGACCAGGACGCCGACGCCGACCGCGGAGGGCGTCTGCTCCGAGGTCGTGAGGTAGCTCGCGACGTCGATGCCGATCTCGCCCGACACGAGCGGCACGACGCTGCGGTAGATCGATCCACCGGCGAGCGGGACGCGCATGACGCACAGGACGCCGCTGCCGAGCGCCCCGCCGACGTCGAGCTTGCCGCCGCGCAGCGGCACGTCGGTCTTCGGTCGATAGGCGAACCCGCGCGTCGTCCCCTCCGGCGTCGCCTCGGCGAGCATGCCGCGCAGCGGGCCGTCGCCCGTGAACTCCATCGAGAGCCGCTCGTCGCGCTTCACGGTCGTCGCCAGCAGGAGCGACGCCGTGAGCGCACGCCCGAGCGCCGCCGTCGCCGTCGGGAAGGTGCCGTGACGCACGCGCGCCTCGTCGCAGAGGTCGGTGGTGACGGCGGCGACGCCGCGCACGGCGCCGTCGTCGGTGAGAATGCGCGCCAGCCGATCAGCCACGCTGCGCTCCGGACATCGCCACCTCGCGCAGGGCGCGATGGAAGTCCGGCGCCTCGACATAGCCGACGAAGCGCCGGCGCTCCTCGCCGTGGGCGTCGAGCAGCACGTAGGTCGGGACGCCGGGGACGCCGAAGCGCGACATGAGCGCCGCCGTCCCGTCGTCCTCCTCGCTCACGTCGGCCTTGAGCGTCGCGAACTCTCGCGCCGCCTCGACGACCTCCGGATCGCGGAACGTCGTACGCTCCATCTCGCGACACGGGATGCACCACACGGCCTGGAAATCGATCAGCACGGGCCGGCCCGCGTCGCGGGCCTCGGCGAGCGCGCGGTCCGAGAACTGGCTCCAGGCGATCGCGACCGGCGGCTCGCCGACCAGGAGCGTCGCCGCGCCCGCGATCGCAACGGCGACACCCGCGGCGCGGCGGAGCCATCGGAGCGCGGGATGTCGTACGACCCCCATGAACCCGAGGACGAGCCCGCCCCCGATCATGAGCGCGGCCCGTCCGAGCGTGACGTCCTGCGGTCGCAAGAGCGGCGTCGCGAAGTGGAGCGCGAGCCCGAGCAGCAGGAACCCGAACAGGTGCTCCATCCACACGAGCCACGCGCCGGAGCGCGGCAGCCGCCGCACGCGCTCGGCCACGAGCGCGAGGCCGAGGTACGGCAGCCCCAGCCCGACCCCGAGCGCGGAGAAGAGTGCGAGGCCTTCCGGCACGGATTGGCGCGCACCGACGTAGAGCAGGAGCGCCGCGACGATGGGTCCGATGCAGGGTGCGGCGACGACGCCCATCGTCAGCCCCATGAAGAGCGCGCCGAGCGCGCCCTCGCCCGTCCGGCTCGCCCACTGCATGATGCCCGACGGCATGCGGAGCTGGTAGAGGCCGAAGTTGCTCGCCGCGAGGACCACCATGAGGGTCGCGATCGCGCCCAGCACGGCGGGCTTCTGCAGCGCCGCGCCGAAGAGCGATCCCGTGAGCGCCGCCGTGGCACCCAGGGCCGAAAACGTGAGGCAGATGCCGAGCACGTAGGCGACGGCGCGCGCCGGGGCGCCGCGCTCGTGCCCGGTCGTGCCGCCGAAGAAGGCGACCGTCACCGAGATGAGCGGGTACACGCAGGGCGTGAGGTTGAGCGCCATGCCGAGGAGGACTACCCACGCGAGCGTCCCGGCCCAGCCGAAGCGGGCGATCCACTGCTCGACCTCGTTGCCGGCCGCCGGCGCCGACCGCGTTGCGCCCGGCGCAGCGGCCGCGCGCGTCTCGGCAACCAGCTCGAGCGTACGGGGCGGCAGGCAGGTGGTGTCGTCGCAGGCCTGGAAGCGCAGCTTTGCGCGCACGGGGGTGGGCTCGGTTGCCGCGCCTTCGAGCGGCGCCTCGAAGCGCACCTTGCCCTCGTAGAGCTCGAGCGCCTTGCCGTCCGAGAACTCGAGCACCCTCGACACCGACCGTGGCCAGACGATCGGCCCCACGTGCAGGCCGGCAGGCGGCGTCAGGTCGAGGGTCGTCGGGATGAGGAAGCGATCCTTGGGATCGTGGGCGTTCACGTGCCAGCCCGCCGCGACCGTCATCTCGACCACGGCGCGCGCGCCGTCGATCCGCATGACCGCCGTCACCGGATCCGCCGCACGTGCGCCGGAGGCGACGAGCGTCGCAGCCAGCACGACCCACCGAAGACGCATCACGATCGGCCTCAGCGCAGCGGAAGCACCTTCGAGCCGCGCGGCTCCGCGTGGGAATCGGCGGCCGTCCCGTCAGATGTGGTCGCAGCCGCCACCGTGAGCGGCACCCACTCGACGATCTCGAGCCCGTAGGCCGGCAGGCTGACCAGACGGAGCGGGTTGTTCGTGAGCCAGCGGATCTTCCGCACGCCGATGTCGTGCAGGATCTGCGCGCCGATGCCGAAGCCCCGGAAGATCGACGAGCGCGGTGAGAGGAAGCCCGTGCTGGGCGGCGTCGGGTTGCCCTCGGGCAGCGAGAAGAGGTCGAGGCCGCGACCCGTGCGGCGGAGGTACAGGATCACGCCGCGTCCCTCGGACGCGATGCGCTCCATGGAGCGATGGAGGAGGTTTCGCGTGTCGCGCTCGCGATAGCCGAAGATGTCGCCCGGGAGGTATTCGATGTGCGGGCGGACCAGGACCGGCTCGTCGGTCTTCACGTCGCCCTTCACGAGCACCAGGTGCTCGTGCTCGTCGATGTCCGTGCGGTACACGAGGGCGCGGAACTCGCCGCCGTAGCGCGTGTTGAGCGGCGCCTCGGCCACGCAGTGCACGAGCGTCTCGTGACGGCTGCGATAGCCGATCAGGTCGGCGATGGTCGCGATCTTGATGCCGTGCTCGCGCGCGAAGCGTTCGAGGTCCGGGAGGCGCGCCATGGTTCCGTCCTCGTTCATGATCTCGCAGATGACGCCGGCGGGCACGAGACCTGCGAGCCGCGCCATGTCGACGACGCCCTCGGTCTGCCCGGCGCGCACGAGGACGCCGCCGTTGCGGGCGCGCAGCGGAAAGACGTGGCCGGGCGAGACGATGTCGTTCGGCCCCGCGTCGGCGCGGATGGCGGTGCGGATCGTCGTCGCGCGGTCGATCGCCGAGATGCCGGTGCGAACGCCGTGGCGCGCGTTGATCGACACCGTGAAGGCCGTCCCGAGCGGGGCCCGGTTCTCGCGCACCATCATCGGGAGCCCGAGCTGATCGCAGCGGTTCTCGGTGAGCGCCAGGCAGATGAGCCCGCGACCGTAGGTCGCCATGAAGTTCACGTGCTCGGCCGTCACGCGCTCGGCGGGGACGCACAGATCGCCCTCGTTCTCGCGATCCTCGTCGTCCATGAGGATGATCATGCGCCCGGCGCGGAACTCTTCGAGCGCCTCCTCGATCGGCACGATGCTGCTGCCTTGGCGGCGGCGAGGCATGCGGGGCCGATCATAACGGCGGCGTCCCGCCGAGGCTAGCAGAGCCGGACCGGCCGAACCGCGGGACGGGCTACCCCGCGAGGCGGGGATGTGTCTGCGCGAATTGGTCAACTTCTCGCCTATTCCACCCCAGGGGTGGGTGCTACGCGTGGAGCGTACGATTCATCCACCCGCGCAGCCGCGCCCGCGCGACGAGGCATGCGCACGACGTAGGCGGGAACGCGTTCATCTCCGCGAAGATCGACCTGCCGAAGCCGTGCTTCGCTCCGATCGTCTTCATCGTGGCGGGCGACGAAGACGATTGGCTCGCGGTGACGGGT from Candidatus Eisenbacteria bacterium includes these protein-coding regions:
- a CDS encoding flagellar motor protein MotB; amino-acid sequence: MTGSHEPPRPRIIIRKRRTFGHNNRIGVWKLAYADFVTAMMAFFMVMWLLTQADLKLRSEIAKYFRSPGVLPGGAAINEEMNAARTRDPKVVTDDILVVQGEGEERVMKGRAKEIEKAVKQAAAEHAELAGIAEQVKVEVTPQGLQIEVVDQGRMLLFDLSSAELKPRVLELLRSIAPVLGKLPNPLQIGGHTDSRPFPTGSATSNWQLAFQRAENARRVLEASGLWAGQVERVISYADVEPLDPSNPLADENRRLSILAVRRFPAPPANEGGPITDELTPPVPAQPPAHDAGRPVHNPNDRS
- a CDS encoding Smr/MutS family protein translates to MRPRDLETLELPRVLDAVAAHARSAAGRDVVRGLRPTADPLEAERRLRVTAELIALAAEDGRIPTADVPLLGAALAAATPHGAALESRRLVEIRDVIGVSRRVAAALRRDPARHPTLATIADTLVDLRDLRTTLARTIDEAGQIREDASPSLAAMRANCRELRAQLENRLLGVVRDPSHGDVVADQYVTVRNGRYVVPIRAAAAWSFGGVVQDRSGSDETVFVEPLFAVELNNRLLLASKEEEAEERRVRAELTDLVRVNVDALGALEAALATVDAHGAIAAFAAAHRATRPTLGAGDVVLRAARHPLLELAGRPVVPVDLVLGATQRGLAITGPNAGGKTVALKTLGLSALLAQTGLFVHAAEGSRLPCFGAVLADIGDAQSIERDLSTFTAHATNLAAIAAGTGPGSLVLLDEPGAGTDPVEGAALAVGVLTDLLERGPYVVFTTHFAQVKTYALSERAIEVAACDVDAETGAPRYQLVYHSVGQSFALPIARRHGVPPRAIEVAERLLVGESQDLARALARLVTTRRELERAKDEMAAERARLAAARAESEQLANDLRARQRDRWNEDLEASRRFVREIERKGRAVIEELRARPEPSTLRAFVRDATGEIATHAPASPEAPPPEQPLRIGDFVEVLGGSIRGELVEIHGERARIQRGGLRFEVATNQLRPAKEAPRPGRIAVQVSPPPEADHERGEINLIGQRAREAIDALAGFLDRSVRLGLSEVRIVHGVGTGALRRAVQEFLAASPYCVKFRDEEPARGGGGVTVVELD
- the hslO gene encoding Hsp33 family molecular chaperone HslO codes for the protein MADRLARILTDDGAVRGVAAVTTDLCDEARVRHGTFPTATAALGRALTASLLLATTVKRDERLSMEFTGDGPLRGMLAEATPEGTTRGFAYRPKTDVPLRGGKLDVGGALGSGVLCVMRVPLAGGSIYRSVVPLVSGEIGIDVASYLTTSEQTPSAVGVGVLVGSDGEVRAAGGYLLQGMPGADPDVLARVAARVERAPAPSDLVRTLLVPAAILAELLAGMPGRVLDERDVRFQCRCSRRRVQAAILAMGRGEIEALIAEGRPAEAVCEFCSTTYVVTEGELGALLST
- a CDS encoding cytochrome c biogenesis protein CcdA; this translates as MRLRWVVLAATLVASGARAADPVTAVMRIDGARAVVEMTVAAGWHVNAHDPKDRFLIPTTLDLTPPAGLHVGPIVWPRSVSRVLEFSDGKALELYEGKVRFEAPLEGAATEPTPVRAKLRFQACDDTTCLPPRTLELVAETRAAAAPGATRSAPAAGNEVEQWIARFGWAGTLAWVVLLGMALNLTPCVYPLISVTVAFFGGTTGHERGAPARAVAYVLGICLTFSALGATAALTGSLFGAALQKPAVLGAIATLMVVLAASNFGLYQLRMPSGIMQWASRTGEGALGALFMGLTMGVVAAPCIGPIVAALLLYVGARQSVPEGLALFSALGVGLGLPYLGLALVAERVRRLPRSGAWLVWMEHLFGFLLLGLALHFATPLLRPQDVTLGRAALMIGGGLVLGFMGVVRHPALRWLRRAAGVAVAIAGAATLLVGEPPVAIAWSQFSDRALAEARDAGRPVLIDFQAVWCIPCREMERTTFRDPEVVEAAREFATLKADVSEEDDGTAALMSRFGVPGVPTYVLLDAHGEERRRFVGYVEAPDFHRALREVAMSGAQRG
- the ribB gene encoding 3,4-dihydroxy-2-butanone-4-phosphate synthase — translated: MPRRRQGSSIVPIEEALEEFRAGRMIILMDDEDRENEGDLCVPAERVTAEHVNFMATYGRGLICLALTENRCDQLGLPMMVRENRAPLGTAFTVSINARHGVRTGISAIDRATTIRTAIRADAGPNDIVSPGHVFPLRARNGGVLVRAGQTEGVVDMARLAGLVPAGVICEIMNEDGTMARLPDLERFAREHGIKIATIADLIGYRSRHETLVHCVAEAPLNTRYGGEFRALVYRTDIDEHEHLVLVKGDVKTDEPVLVRPHIEYLPGDIFGYRERDTRNLLHRSMERIASEGRGVILYLRRTGRGLDLFSLPEGNPTPPSTGFLSPRSSIFRGFGIGAQILHDIGVRKIRWLTNNPLRLVSLPAYGLEIVEWVPLTVAAATTSDGTAADSHAEPRGSKVLPLR